Proteins found in one Erythrobacter sp. 3-20A1M genomic segment:
- a CDS encoding histidine kinase dimerization/phosphoacceptor domain -containing protein produces MHRLAQFDVSRQFQTRRGKKAAQYGFGVMCAGAMIGVRTTVDLIAPSSGPFALIYPTVLLATLYGHLRAGVTAAILTFLWAWYFVLPAPSSFTFTNPTDPGRVVLNAVCCLIVMCFAEAFRRAAHGSLKEIQRSADRRLTLLAELEHRTKNNFALVASMLEFQKRRLSDITLHRPIDDAVGRIRTFADAYSNLAYEQAEHSDVEMELYLDALMNRLEKAAVPSHVRLYREIEPVTLPRETAVAIGLYLNEALSNCLKYAFPDGRSGTIGVFFHVTEGEWRLTVDDNGVGHGAVSDGSGGLGTSLMAAFAQQAGGTHEAAPIVGGFRASLSSSRVAATDTATAR; encoded by the coding sequence ATGCACAGACTGGCTCAGTTCGACGTATCGCGCCAATTCCAGACCCGCCGGGGGAAGAAGGCGGCGCAATACGGCTTCGGCGTAATGTGCGCCGGCGCGATGATCGGCGTCAGGACCACGGTCGATCTGATCGCACCGAGTTCTGGGCCTTTCGCGCTGATCTACCCCACCGTCCTGCTCGCCACGCTCTACGGCCATTTGCGCGCCGGGGTCACGGCGGCAATCCTGACGTTCCTGTGGGCGTGGTACTTCGTCCTGCCGGCACCGTCCTCGTTCACCTTCACCAACCCGACCGACCCCGGGCGGGTCGTGCTTAATGCGGTGTGCTGCCTGATCGTGATGTGCTTTGCAGAGGCCTTCCGCCGGGCCGCGCATGGCTCTCTGAAAGAAATACAGAGGTCCGCGGATCGGCGCCTGACCCTCCTCGCGGAGCTGGAGCACCGGACGAAGAACAATTTCGCGCTGGTGGCGAGCATGCTCGAATTTCAGAAGCGCCGCCTGTCCGACATCACCCTGCACCGCCCGATCGACGACGCGGTCGGTCGCATCCGCACCTTCGCCGATGCCTATTCCAATCTCGCCTACGAGCAGGCCGAGCACAGCGACGTCGAGATGGAGCTCTATCTGGACGCTCTGATGAACCGGCTCGAAAAGGCCGCGGTGCCCAGCCATGTCCGCCTGTACCGCGAGATCGAGCCGGTCACGCTACCGCGTGAGACCGCCGTCGCCATCGGGCTGTATCTCAACGAAGCGCTGTCGAATTGCCTCAAATACGCTTTCCCCGACGGGCGGAGCGGCACGATCGGTGTTTTCTTCCACGTCACGGAAGGGGAGTGGCGGCTTACCGTCGACGACAACGGCGTGGGGCATGGCGCCGTATCCGATGGTTCGGGCGGCCTCGGCACCAGCCTGATGGCCGCGTTCGCCCAGCAGGCAGGCGGTACGCATGAGGCTGCTCCGATCGTGGGCGGCTTCCGCGCCTCGCTGAGCAGCAGCCGCGTGGCGGCGACAGATACTGCCACGGCGCGATAG
- a CDS encoding ATP-dependent Clp protease proteolytic subunit — protein sequence MSVKDHPRLLSSPQLRLVGGVNEAMYNEFRDQLNAAPEDGPLVIAITTLGGNPEIARCMADDVRLLRESGRELLFLGKAAVYSAGATFMAGFPISNRYLTKGTRLMVHERQITRTINLSGPLQSCTDQLRAVLHEIEHSINIEQEGFRAMVEGSEVDFEEVCKKAPDNWYIDCHEALERGLIAGVV from the coding sequence ATGTCCGTAAAAGACCACCCGCGCCTTCTTTCCTCGCCGCAACTCCGCCTCGTCGGTGGGGTGAACGAGGCGATGTACAATGAATTTCGCGATCAGTTGAACGCCGCGCCGGAGGACGGGCCGCTGGTGATCGCGATCACCACCCTGGGCGGCAACCCGGAGATTGCGCGCTGCATGGCGGACGATGTGCGCTTGCTGCGCGAATCCGGGCGCGAGTTGCTGTTCCTTGGTAAGGCGGCGGTCTATTCGGCGGGCGCAACCTTCATGGCCGGTTTTCCCATCTCGAACCGCTATCTGACGAAGGGCACGCGGCTGATGGTGCACGAGCGGCAGATCACCCGCACGATCAACCTCTCCGGCCCGCTGCAAAGCTGCACCGACCAGCTGCGCGCCGTGCTCCACGAGATCGAGCATTCGATCAATATCGAGCAGGAGGGCTTTCGCGCCATGGTCGAGGGAAGCGAGGTCGATTTCGAGGAAGTGTGCAAGAAGGCGCCCGACAACTGGTACATCGACTGCCACGAGGCGCTGGAGCGCGGGCTGATCGCGGGCGTGGTGTGA
- a CDS encoding SDR family NAD(P)-dependent oxidoreductase yields the protein MPTVLLTGSSRGIGAATRDMLEARGARVIGHSTRGDDARDGATDGARDSASEIAADFLDPPAPQMLWEEALDTAGGEIDVLVNNAGLFRGVPLDASDIEWLDAWEDTLRINLTAAAQLSRFAVRHWQETGRPGRIVHVASRAGHRGDSPQHWHYAAAKGGMLALHKTIARAYAGEDILSFAVTPGFTDTAMAGDYLASRGGPGLLADIPLGRVAEPEEMAAIIAFCALDAPASMTGATIDANGASYVR from the coding sequence ATGCCTACCGTTCTTCTTACCGGATCGAGCCGTGGAATCGGCGCCGCCACCCGCGACATGCTGGAGGCGCGCGGCGCGCGCGTCATCGGCCATTCCACGCGCGGAGACGACGCAAGGGATGGGGCCACGGATGGGGCCAGAGACAGCGCGAGCGAGATCGCCGCCGATTTCCTCGACCCGCCCGCCCCGCAGATGCTGTGGGAGGAAGCGCTAGATACCGCCGGTGGCGAGATCGACGTGCTGGTCAACAATGCCGGGCTGTTTCGCGGCGTTCCGCTCGACGCATCCGACATCGAATGGCTCGACGCATGGGAGGATACGCTGCGGATCAACCTGACCGCGGCGGCGCAGCTCAGCCGGTTCGCCGTGCGCCACTGGCAGGAGACGGGGCGACCGGGGCGGATCGTCCATGTCGCCAGCCGTGCCGGGCACCGGGGCGATTCGCCGCAGCACTGGCACTATGCCGCGGCCAAGGGCGGGATGCTGGCGCTGCACAAGACCATCGCGCGCGCCTACGCTGGCGAGGACATCCTGAGCTTCGCCGTCACGCCCGGTTTTACCGACACCGCGATGGCGGGCGACTATCTCGCCAGCCGCGGCGGACCGGGGCTGCTCGCCGACATACCGCTCGGCCGCGTGGCGGAGCCGGAGGAGATGGCCGCGATCATCGCCTTCTGCGCGCTGGACGCCCCCGCCAGCATGACCGGCGCGACGATCGACGCCAACGGGGCGAGCTATGTTCGTTAG
- the sdhC gene encoding succinate dehydrogenase, cytochrome b556 subunit, with amino-acid sequence MAKPPSADRPIAPHLSIYQRKPHMIVSILHRITGDGMGIVGVAVLLWWLGALASGPAAYETFHGVMSSPIGYIVLIGLTWAFFNHMASGLRHFVLDMGAGYELKTNEAWSVGVMVIGVILTIAFWAVILLR; translated from the coding sequence ATGGCCAAGCCTCCCTCCGCCGACCGCCCGATCGCACCGCACCTGTCGATCTACCAGCGCAAGCCGCACATGATCGTGTCCATCCTGCACCGGATTACCGGCGACGGCATGGGCATCGTCGGCGTCGCGGTGCTGCTGTGGTGGCTGGGCGCGCTGGCAAGCGGACCGGCGGCCTACGAGACCTTCCATGGGGTGATGAGCTCCCCCATCGGATACATCGTGCTGATCGGCCTCACCTGGGCCTTCTTCAATCACATGGCGAGCGGCCTCAGGCACTTCGTGCTCGATATGGGGGCCGGTTACGAGCTCAAGACCAACGAGGCCTGGTCGGTCGGCGTGATGGTCATCGGCGTCATTCTCACCATCGCCTTCTGGGCGGTGATCCTGCTTCGATAG
- a CDS encoding DUF2459 domain-containing protein, giving the protein MATGRSCGWCGVAEAVRTGAYRLALWLTGGLSAAILLFLLAAWIGSSIPRNAGWREPEDGVTIMVESNGVHTGIVLPIVTAQKDWRTDFPFLRDPLPGGEQPTHIDVGWGEREVFLNVPSWSDLKARTVLRIVTEGGPGLLRVVPFARPAPGEDWRPLRLRPAEYARLVRRIEAALPPLAPGAGRVAYTSYQANARNFDATGRYTLGNTCNQWVGDTLAAAGVEMGRWTPFAGGVMKWIPRPAERSGEWRARTNRALAR; this is encoded by the coding sequence ATGGCGACTGGTCGATCCTGTGGCTGGTGCGGCGTCGCTGAGGCGGTGCGGACGGGAGCCTATCGCCTTGCGCTTTGGCTGACGGGCGGGCTGTCGGCGGCGATTCTGCTGTTTCTACTGGCGGCATGGATCGGCAGCTCGATCCCGCGCAATGCCGGATGGCGCGAACCCGAGGATGGCGTGACCATCATGGTTGAGAGCAACGGGGTACACACCGGAATTGTGTTGCCCATCGTCACCGCGCAGAAGGACTGGCGCACGGATTTCCCCTTCCTGCGCGACCCTCTGCCGGGCGGCGAGCAGCCGACGCATATCGATGTCGGCTGGGGAGAGCGCGAGGTGTTCCTGAACGTTCCGAGCTGGAGCGACCTGAAGGCGCGGACGGTGCTGCGCATCGTCACGGAGGGCGGGCCGGGACTGCTCCGTGTGGTTCCCTTCGCCCGCCCCGCGCCGGGCGAGGATTGGCGCCCGCTGCGCCTGCGCCCGGCGGAGTATGCACGGCTGGTGCGGCGGATCGAGGCCGCCCTGCCCCCGCTCGCGCCCGGCGCGGGCCGCGTCGCCTATACCAGTTACCAGGCCAACGCGCGCAATTTCGACGCAACTGGGCGCTACACCCTGGGCAACACCTGCAACCAGTGGGTCGGCGATACGCTGGCCGCAGCGGGGGTCGAAATGGGGCGCTGGACACCGTTCGCGGGCGGGGTGATGAAATGGATTCCGCGCCCGGCCGAACGGTCCGGCGAATGGCGCGCGCGAACCAATCGCGCCCTCGCCCGTTAG
- a CDS encoding 3-hydroxybutyrate dehydrogenase, translated as MFLTGKRALVTGSTSGIGLAVARALHAEGADIVLNGFGEEEEIAALKDELNAAHFGTDLTDPDAIEAMMSEAGDIDILVNNAGMQHVALIEEFPAAKWDAILALNLSAAFHTARLAVPHMKANGWGRIINTASAHSKVASPYKSAYVAAKHGLAGLTKVLALELAQCGVTANCISPGYVWTPLVENQIPDTMKARGLSRDEVINDVLLAPQPTKQFVQPEDIGALAVFLCRDEAANVNGANWSIDGGWTA; from the coding sequence ATGTTTCTGACCGGAAAGCGTGCCCTCGTAACGGGATCGACCTCGGGCATCGGGCTCGCGGTGGCCCGCGCGCTTCACGCCGAGGGGGCCGATATCGTGCTCAACGGCTTCGGTGAGGAGGAAGAGATCGCAGCGCTGAAGGACGAGCTGAATGCCGCTCACTTCGGCACCGACCTGACCGATCCGGACGCTATCGAGGCCATGATGTCCGAGGCGGGCGACATCGACATTCTCGTCAACAATGCAGGAATGCAGCACGTCGCCCTGATCGAGGAATTTCCGGCTGCGAAATGGGACGCGATCCTGGCGCTCAACCTGTCGGCGGCGTTCCACACCGCGCGACTGGCGGTGCCGCATATGAAGGCGAACGGCTGGGGCCGGATAATCAACACCGCCAGCGCGCATTCGAAGGTCGCATCCCCTTACAAGAGCGCGTATGTCGCGGCCAAGCACGGCTTGGCGGGCCTGACCAAGGTGCTGGCACTGGAGCTGGCGCAATGCGGGGTTACCGCTAATTGCATCAGCCCCGGCTATGTCTGGACCCCGCTGGTCGAAAACCAGATACCCGACACGATGAAGGCGCGCGGCCTCAGCCGCGACGAGGTGATCAACGATGTGCTGCTGGCGCCGCAGCCGACCAAGCAATTCGTCCAGCCAGAGGATATCGGCGCGCTCGCCGTATTCCTGTGCCGCGACGAGGCGGCGAACGTAAACGGAGCCAATTGGAGCATTGACGGCGGCTGGACCGCCTGA
- a CDS encoding neutral zinc metallopeptidase produces MRLNPFNPNDIRVEDQRGMRFPGGGGGKVGCGTLVIALIAAVIFGVDPGQMIGGLQQVEQQGAPADTGAGDTGGRTAAESCSVNQYSQESCAALASLDRTWQPVFQKAGIAFEQPKLVFYSRAGRSGCGAAQSAMGPFYCPADEGIYLDTSFYDELANRLGAGPGDFARLYVIAHEYGHHIQHLVGLDQQVRSLQQRDRSAANSLQVRMELQADCYAGVWAGLNRDQIDAGDFEEGMKAAAAIGDDTLQQNAGRQVNPESFTHGSSSQRMDALRLGMQSGDESQCDRYFQMS; encoded by the coding sequence ATGCGGCTCAATCCGTTCAATCCGAACGATATTCGCGTGGAGGACCAGCGCGGCATGCGGTTCCCCGGCGGCGGCGGGGGCAAAGTCGGCTGCGGAACGCTGGTCATCGCGCTGATCGCGGCGGTGATCTTCGGCGTCGATCCGGGCCAGATGATCGGCGGATTGCAACAGGTCGAACAGCAGGGTGCACCGGCGGATACCGGCGCAGGCGATACAGGCGGTCGCACCGCGGCCGAAAGCTGCTCGGTCAACCAGTACAGCCAGGAAAGCTGCGCCGCGCTAGCTTCCCTCGACCGCACCTGGCAACCGGTGTTCCAGAAGGCGGGGATCGCGTTCGAGCAGCCCAAGCTGGTGTTCTACTCCCGCGCGGGTCGCTCCGGCTGCGGCGCGGCGCAGAGCGCCATGGGGCCGTTCTATTGCCCCGCGGACGAAGGTATCTACCTCGACACCAGTTTCTACGACGAGCTCGCCAACCGGCTGGGTGCCGGCCCCGGCGATTTCGCCCGCCTGTACGTCATCGCGCACGAATACGGGCACCATATCCAGCATCTGGTCGGGCTCGACCAGCAGGTGCGCAGCCTGCAGCAGCGCGACCGCTCGGCGGCGAATTCGCTACAGGTGCGCATGGAACTGCAGGCGGACTGCTATGCAGGCGTCTGGGCCGGACTCAATCGCGACCAGATCGATGCGGGCGATTTCGAAGAAGGCATGAAAGCCGCCGCCGCGATCGGTGACGATACCTTGCAGCAGAACGCGGGGCGACAGGTGAACCCGGAAAGCTTCACCCATGGCAGCAGCAGCCAGCGAATGGACGCCCTGCGCCTAGGCATGCAAAGCGGCGACGAAAGCCAGTGCGACCGGTACTTTCAGATGAGCTGA
- a CDS encoding MFS transporter: MRDTGISKGALGLATSLATAGYAFGALLAGDIGLRFHRRPLFALFTASAAVAWTLTVSGMGPAAFAIGLVLAGLSTGLLLVVALPPCFQHFPASRLHITAAFVNIALFGGIAAGPLMGGLAASGLGWRTMFTAFAAIAALACVLSRIVLPHEEPPEPGLTFDWRVVVLSAGATILPFGAVAFLPATGFVSPLFLVPLAIGLASFAAIFIVEDRAREPLIKVRQMLHTLPIIGTIIASFAGGVFLTLLTLSLQRLTTIWGWSPGEAGLAFWPLLPGALLASVLIYFVFRTRYLPIMILAGMSVTAVAGGLLMAAQGPDQVSFVTIGAALLGFGAGSTVSPALFLAAFSVPSNLLGRVFAFIELVRSVGDFLIGPVLAQFAVLIATGDTITTKSVDITLGIAVAMGAATLLFVAIAFLTSYRRLPTPKLEQWLDGEDEVAIESPPVLRGLDETD, from the coding sequence ATGCGCGACACCGGCATATCGAAGGGGGCGCTGGGCCTCGCGACCTCGCTGGCGACCGCGGGCTACGCCTTCGGCGCACTGCTGGCGGGCGATATCGGCCTGCGCTTCCACCGCCGCCCGCTGTTCGCGCTGTTCACGGCGAGCGCGGCCGTCGCCTGGACGCTGACGGTATCGGGCATGGGCCCGGCGGCGTTCGCCATCGGCCTCGTCCTGGCGGGCCTGTCGACCGGCCTGCTGCTGGTGGTCGCCCTGCCCCCGTGCTTCCAGCACTTTCCGGCCAGTCGGCTCCACATAACCGCCGCATTCGTCAACATCGCGCTGTTCGGCGGGATCGCAGCGGGACCGCTGATGGGCGGATTGGCGGCGAGCGGGCTGGGCTGGCGCACGATGTTCACCGCGTTCGCCGCGATCGCGGCACTGGCGTGCGTGCTCAGCCGCATCGTCCTGCCGCACGAGGAGCCGCCGGAGCCCGGCCTGACCTTCGACTGGCGAGTGGTCGTGTTGAGCGCCGGGGCCACAATCCTTCCCTTCGGCGCGGTCGCCTTCCTGCCCGCGACGGGCTTCGTCTCGCCCCTGTTCCTGGTGCCGCTGGCGATCGGGCTCGCCAGCTTCGCCGCGATCTTCATCGTGGAGGACCGCGCGCGCGAGCCGCTGATCAAGGTGCGGCAGATGCTGCATACCCTGCCGATCATCGGCACCATCATCGCGTCGTTCGCCGGGGGCGTGTTCCTCACCCTGCTGACGCTCTCGCTCCAGCGATTGACGACGATCTGGGGCTGGAGCCCGGGCGAGGCGGGTCTTGCCTTCTGGCCGCTGCTCCCGGGTGCGCTGCTCGCTTCGGTGCTGATCTATTTCGTGTTCCGCACCCGCTACCTGCCGATCATGATCCTGGCGGGCATGAGCGTGACCGCAGTGGCGGGCGGCCTGCTGATGGCGGCGCAGGGTCCGGACCAGGTCTCGTTCGTCACCATCGGAGCGGCTCTGCTGGGTTTCGGCGCCGGATCCACCGTCTCGCCCGCCCTGTTCCTGGCTGCGTTCTCCGTCCCGTCGAACCTGCTCGGCCGTGTGTTCGCCTTCATCGAGCTGGTGCGTTCGGTCGGCGATTTCCTGATCGGCCCAGTGCTCGCGCAGTTCGCGGTGCTGATCGCCACCGGCGATACGATCACCACCAAGTCGGTCGACATCACGCTCGGCATCGCGGTGGCGATGGGCGCGGCCACGCTGCTGTTCGTGGCGATCGCCTTCCTCACCAGCTATCGCCGCCTGCCCACGCCGAAACTCGAACAATGGCTGGATGGCGAGGACGAGGTCGCGATCGAAAGCCCGCCGGTTCTGCGCGGGCTGGACGAGACCGACTGA
- a CDS encoding glycoside hydrolase, with amino-acid sequence MVKSALALILLPVAACASAIGHPPRSLGLDPFYTQYLDAEGIPIVASSRVSRAALTDARDMVEGMLAFRPDLAAWLSKNGYRVAIMAESETTTDLPEQAHWTRPAKDDPRLTRCERKHYDERIGAMTDRQYWDSRARGMAGPLTSGAEEDILGKPSSRYYGETIFVHEFSHNVLAAIRAVDPALSRQIDAAYEAAQQADRWHNEYAMTSVDEYWAEGAQFWFNSNRLAVMDGRRVLNADDLKAYDPALYAALGKAFGDNHRLPADPFWMADARVPPGPIPENTAEVC; translated from the coding sequence ATGGTGAAGTCCGCGCTCGCCCTGATCCTGTTGCCTGTGGCGGCGTGCGCATCCGCCATCGGGCACCCCCCACGCTCGCTCGGGCTCGATCCGTTCTACACGCAGTATCTGGATGCCGAGGGTATCCCAATCGTCGCGTCTTCCCGCGTGTCGAGGGCTGCGCTGACCGATGCGCGCGATATGGTCGAGGGCATGCTCGCCTTCCGGCCCGATCTGGCGGCGTGGCTGTCCAAAAATGGCTATCGCGTGGCCATCATGGCGGAGAGCGAGACCACGACCGACCTGCCGGAGCAGGCGCACTGGACCCGGCCCGCGAAGGACGATCCGCGCCTTACACGGTGCGAGCGCAAACACTACGACGAGCGCATCGGCGCGATGACCGACCGGCAGTATTGGGACAGCCGTGCCCGCGGCATGGCGGGGCCGCTCACCAGCGGGGCGGAGGAAGATATCCTGGGTAAGCCGTCCTCGCGCTATTACGGCGAGACGATTTTCGTCCACGAATTCTCGCACAATGTTCTTGCCGCGATCCGCGCGGTCGATCCCGCGCTCTCGCGGCAGATCGACGCGGCTTACGAGGCGGCGCAGCAGGCCGATCGCTGGCACAACGAATACGCCATGACCAGCGTCGACGAATATTGGGCCGAAGGGGCGCAGTTCTGGTTCAATTCGAACCGGCTGGCAGTGATGGACGGGCGCAGGGTGCTGAACGCCGACGACCTGAAGGCCTACGATCCGGCGCTCTACGCTGCCCTCGGCAAGGCATTCGGCGACAACCACCGCCTGCCCGCCGACCCGTTCTGGATGGCCGACGCGCGTGTGCCGCCGGGGCCGATCCCGGAAAATACCGCCGAGGTGTGCTAG
- a CDS encoding 50S ribosomal protein L11 methyltransferase, with product MTSWKLSAHAAKPVVQAALLAHDEREDWDPELVISGSEIAEDRPDDWVLEAWYPRRPGKAEKTALAALFAGDAPQFTVEKLADEDWLTLSQQGVDPIRAARFHVRTPDHAPDKAAGTVDFVIPASQAFGTGQHETTAGCLAMLDAMKRGGIVARNVADIGTGTGLLAFAALALWQRAFATASDIDAVCVGVVEDNAQANGIPMGSGRGELAMVVADGMDDVLLAARGPYDLLIANILAGPLIDLAPDFAEAVAPGGQILLAGLLTTQEAAVRRAYRRAGFRLRARLVNGDWSILWLVRRR from the coding sequence GTGACCAGTTGGAAGCTTTCCGCCCATGCCGCCAAGCCGGTCGTGCAGGCGGCGTTACTGGCCCACGACGAGCGCGAGGACTGGGATCCGGAGCTCGTCATTTCGGGCAGCGAGATCGCTGAGGACCGGCCCGACGACTGGGTGCTGGAGGCGTGGTATCCGCGCCGGCCCGGCAAGGCTGAAAAAACTGCGCTCGCCGCGCTGTTTGCGGGCGACGCGCCGCAGTTCACGGTCGAGAAGCTGGCGGACGAGGACTGGCTGACGCTCAGCCAGCAAGGTGTGGACCCGATCCGCGCCGCGCGGTTCCATGTCCGCACGCCCGACCATGCGCCCGACAAAGCGGCGGGAACGGTCGATTTCGTCATTCCCGCCAGCCAGGCCTTCGGCACCGGCCAGCACGAGACGACCGCGGGCTGCCTCGCCATGCTCGACGCGATGAAGCGCGGCGGCATCGTCGCCCGCAATGTCGCGGATATCGGAACCGGGACCGGACTGCTCGCCTTCGCCGCGCTGGCGCTGTGGCAGCGCGCCTTCGCCACCGCGTCCGACATAGATGCCGTGTGCGTCGGCGTGGTGGAAGACAATGCGCAGGCGAACGGCATCCCGATGGGTTCCGGCCGGGGGGAACTGGCGATGGTCGTCGCGGACGGGATGGACGATGTGCTGCTGGCGGCGCGTGGCCCGTACGACCTGCTCATCGCGAACATCCTGGCCGGGCCGCTGATCGACCTTGCGCCGGATTTCGCGGAAGCGGTCGCTCCGGGCGGACAGATCCTGCTGGCCGGCTTGCTGACGACGCAGGAGGCGGCGGTGCGCCGGGCCTACCGGCGCGCGGGCTTCCGCCTGCGGGCACGGTTGGTCAATGGCGACTGGTCGATCCTGTGGCTGGTGCGGCGTCGCTGA
- the sdhD gene encoding succinate dehydrogenase, hydrophobic membrane anchor protein, translating into MGNGTSIGRVRGLGSAHEGPHHWMLQRFTAIGNLVLVVWFLASMLMLPDMSYATVSKWLAAPIPAAAIVLLIISTFWHARLGLQVMIEDYVHTPGNRFAALALLNVALVAGAVFGIFCIVRLALGGAA; encoded by the coding sequence TTGGGTAACGGAACGTCCATCGGCCGCGTGCGCGGCCTCGGCTCGGCCCACGAGGGGCCGCATCACTGGATGCTGCAGCGCTTCACCGCGATCGGCAATCTGGTGCTGGTGGTGTGGTTTCTGGCCAGCATGCTGATGCTGCCCGACATGTCCTACGCCACGGTCAGCAAATGGCTGGCCGCGCCGATCCCGGCGGCGGCGATAGTGCTGCTGATCATCTCAACCTTCTGGCACGCGCGGCTGGGGCTGCAGGTGATGATCGAGGATTACGTCCATACCCCCGGCAACCGGTTCGCGGCGCTGGCGCTGCTCAACGTCGCGCTCGTCGCGGGGGCGGTGTTCGGGATCTTCTGCATCGTGCGCCTCGCACTGGGAGGGGCCGCCTGA
- a CDS encoding carboxylesterase/lipase family protein — translation MMAAAAIGALAVASPLVAQGEPVPQVAVTGGTIAGEMAEGGGALVFRGIPFAAPPIGERRWKAPQPVQPWTGVKETTEPTPACIQNDQGWNRADYLFADEDCLTLDVRTPALSGKRPVMVWIHGGSNKAGSAHGMVESRITDQGVVLVAIQYRLAIFGFLAPRGAAAEAGGHAGNYGLMDQIAALQWVHENIAKFGGDPDDVTIFGESAGSQDVSLMLAAPQARGLFGRAIMQSGTPGFGMPFRSQEEAFAIADQTDKLLDTGGSIEKLRRTSVNALLDADLKLEDKSIQGNGLMWLKTTVDGVVLPDSPKALLAKAPKKPVIIGSNRAEFGPPAGTYPIEAMVGQIYGPNAAKALAFYDFDGADHDPRLGHPQLEVATDYVFRCPANNLATMLAGEGWPVWRYEFDLSQDGGLTAHAKDVAYVMDSIAFGGGVSLQDYWTNFARTGDPNGKGVPQWPRWQGRQKAYVLFDDTGVTKKSDLRGDLCELLPPEL, via the coding sequence ATGATGGCGGCAGCCGCGATCGGGGCACTGGCGGTTGCTTCCCCGCTGGTTGCGCAAGGCGAACCAGTCCCGCAGGTCGCGGTCACGGGTGGGACGATCGCGGGCGAAATGGCGGAGGGCGGCGGTGCGCTGGTCTTTCGCGGTATTCCCTTCGCCGCTCCGCCAATCGGAGAACGGCGGTGGAAGGCCCCGCAACCGGTCCAACCATGGACGGGCGTGAAGGAAACGACCGAGCCGACCCCCGCCTGCATCCAGAACGACCAGGGCTGGAACCGCGCGGACTATCTCTTCGCGGACGAGGACTGCCTGACGCTGGACGTGCGCACGCCCGCCCTGTCGGGCAAGCGCCCGGTAATGGTCTGGATTCACGGCGGGTCGAACAAGGCGGGATCGGCCCATGGCATGGTCGAATCGCGCATCACCGATCAGGGCGTGGTGCTGGTGGCGATCCAGTACCGGCTCGCAATCTTCGGCTTCCTCGCTCCGCGGGGCGCGGCGGCGGAGGCGGGCGGCCATGCGGGCAATTACGGCCTGATGGACCAGATCGCGGCACTGCAATGGGTCCACGAAAATATCGCGAAGTTTGGCGGCGATCCGGACGACGTGACGATCTTCGGCGAAAGCGCGGGCTCGCAGGACGTCTCGCTGATGCTGGCCGCACCGCAGGCGCGTGGTCTGTTCGGACGCGCGATCATGCAGAGCGGCACGCCCGGCTTCGGCATGCCGTTCCGCAGCCAGGAAGAAGCCTTTGCGATCGCCGACCAGACCGACAAGCTGCTCGACACCGGCGGGTCGATCGAGAAGCTGCGGCGGACCTCGGTCAACGCGCTGCTCGACGCCGATCTGAAGCTGGAGGACAAGAGTATCCAGGGCAACGGGCTGATGTGGCTGAAGACCACGGTCGACGGCGTGGTCCTGCCCGACAGCCCGAAGGCACTGCTGGCTAAGGCGCCGAAGAAGCCGGTGATCATCGGGTCCAACCGGGCCGAGTTCGGGCCGCCGGCGGGCACCTATCCGATCGAGGCGATGGTCGGGCAGATCTACGGTCCGAATGCGGCGAAGGCGCTGGCGTTCTATGATTTCGACGGGGCGGACCACGATCCCCGGCTGGGCCATCCGCAGCTGGAGGTGGCGACCGACTACGTCTTCCGTTGCCCGGCGAACAATCTGGCGACCATGCTGGCGGGCGAGGGGTGGCCGGTGTGGCGCTACGAATTCGACCTCTCGCAGGACGGCGGGCTGACCGCGCATGCGAAGGACGTGGCCTATGTCATGGACTCGATCGCGTTCGGCGGCGGGGTCTCGTTGCAGGATTACTGGACCAACTTCGCCAGGACCGGCGATCCGAACGGCAAGGGCGTGCCGCAATGGCCCCGCTGGCAGGGCCGGCAGAAAGCCTACGTCCTGTTCGACGATACAGGCGTCACGAAGAAGTCCGACCTTCGCGGCGACTTGTGCGAACTTCTGCCGCCGGAACTCTGA